In Primulina eburnea isolate SZY01 chromosome 14, ASM2296580v1, whole genome shotgun sequence, the following proteins share a genomic window:
- the LOC140812180 gene encoding serine/threonine-protein kinase D6PKL1-like: protein MERIPESQPLQWKLPVVAKVMKTHSTLLNEQISKPMNLWKSKELDFPVPGQAWKGKNFLEEDEELMPDVISFKFSGDSCEESGSTSFHGVSHPPEPVDSDSMSPVCVPITENSGDHKCLVKSLPMMGPFLEDLSIQVQSIKPSPSLPSPAESLGEESNNLTAVSSPFLIPRPSSQNNETSPLHDSEEKECIWDASLPPSGNVSPLSSIDSVGVARTMSVVNSCASTYRSDGMISDGMFSVDRNYASTKGSIRGDSLESTKTSLSRASESSGLSDDSNWSNITGSANKPHKGNDPRWKAILAVRARDGILGMNHFKLLKRLGCGDIGSVYLSELSSTHCFFAMKVMDKASLASRKKLTRAQTEREILQLLDHPFLPTLYTHFETDRFSCLVMEYCPGGDLHTLRQRQPGKHFSEYATRFYAAEVLLALEYLHMLGVVYRDLKPENVLVRDDGHIMLSDFDLSLQCAVSPTLIRTSGFDSDPLRRGAFCVQPSCIEPTSACIQPACFLPRIFPQKTKRRSRKTRTELGIPSGTLPELVAEPTSARSMSFVGTHEYLAPEIIKGEGHGSAVDWWTFGIFLHELLYGKTPFKGSGNRATLFNVVGQQLKFPETPATSYASRDLIRGLLVKEPQNRLGVKRGATEIKQHAFFEGVNWALIRCSSPPEVPRPAEADLPVKFGQVGHVEPVGIGSGGKSVMGPDMKSGGKYLDFEFF from the exons ATGGAGAGAATCCCTGAATCGCAACCACTTCAATGGAAACTACCTGTTGTGGCTAAGGTGATGAAAACTCACTCCACTTTGTTGAATGAACAGATCAGCAAGCCAATGAACTTGTGGAAGTCGAAAGAGTTGGATTTCCCCGTCCCTGGACAAGCATGGAAGGGGAAGAACTTTTTGGAGGAGGACGAAGAACTCATGCCTGATGTTATTTCATTTAAATTCAGTGGTGATTCTTGTGAGGAAAGTGGTTCTACTTCCTTTCATGGGGTGAGTCATCCCCCAGAACCAGTTGACTCAGACTCAATGAGTCCAGTTTGTGTACCAATTACTGAGAACAGTGGGGACCACAAATGTTTGGTTAAAAGTCTTCCTATGATGGGACCTTTTCTTGAAGATCTATCTATACAAGTTCAAAGTATTAAACCGAGCCCATCATTACCTTCGCCTGCTGAGAGCCTGGGCGAAGAGTCTAACAATTTAACGGCTGTTTCATCACCATTCTTAATTCCTCGGCCATCATCGCAAAATAATGAAACAAGTCCTCTCCATGATTCCGAGGAAAAAGAATGTATATGGGATGCTTCATTGCCTCCAAGTGGCAATGTTAGTCCACTTAGCAGCATTGATAGTGTTGGCGTTGCTAGGACTATGAGTGTTGTTAATAGCTGTGCTAGCACCTATCGAAGTGATGGAATGATTAGTGATGGAATGTTTAGTGTAGACAGAAACTATGCGAGCACGAAAGGAAGCATTCGAGGGGATTCTCTTGAGAGTACGAAAACTAGCCTTAGCCGAGCTAGCGAGAGCAGTGGGCTTAGCGATGACAGTAACTGGAGCAACATTACAGGAAGTGCAAATAAGCCTCATAAAGGAAACGACCCTAGATGGAAGGCTATACTTGCTGTACGCGCACGTGATGGTATTTTAGGCATGAACCATTTCAAGTTACTAAAAAGACTCGGTTGTGGGGATATTGGAAGTGTGTATCTTTCTGAGCTAAGCTCGACTCACTGCTTCTTTGCCATGAAGGTGATGGATAAGGCATCACTTGCTAGTAGGAAGAAACTGACTCGGGCGCAAACTGAAAGAGAGATTTTGCAGCTTCTCGATCATCCTTTCTTGCCAACATTGTACACGCATTTTGAGACGGACAGATTTTCCTGTTTGGTCATGGAATATTGTCCTGGTGGAGATTTGCACACACTGAGGCAGCGACAACCTGGAAAACACTTTTCCGAATATGCAACAAG GTTTTATGCAGCTGAAGTTCTTTTGGCGCTTGAGTATCTTCACATGCTTGGAGTCGTGTATAGAGACTTAAAACCAGAAAATGTTCTTGTTCGCGATGATGGCCACATTATGCTTTCAGATTTCGACCTTTCCCTGCAATGTGCTGTCTCACCAACGCTTATAAGAACTTCTGGATTCGATTCTGACCCTTTGAGAAGAGGAGCATTCTGTGTGCAGCCATCTTGCATCGAGCCCACATCAGCATGCATCCAACCGGCATGTTTCCTTCCCCGAATATTCCCCCAAAAGACCAAAAGAAGATCCAGGAAAACCCGAACAGAGCTTGGAATTCCATCTGGTACTCTACCTGAGTTAGTTGCAGAACCTACATCAGCTAGGTCCATGTCATTCGTTGGCACTCACGAATACCTAGCCCCAGAAATTATCAAAGGTGAAGGCCACGGCAGTGCAGTGGACTGGTGGACGTTTGGTATATTTTTACACGAATTACTCTATGGTAAAACTCCGTTCAAGGGGTCTGGCAACCGTGCCACGCTTTTCAATGTAGTCGGACAGCAGCTCAAGTTTCCTGAGACGCCAGCGACTAGTTATGCTAGTCGGGATCTCATCCGTGGACTGCTTGTTAAAGAGCCACAAAACCGACTTGGGGTGAAAAGAGGAGCGACTGAGATCAAGCAGCACGCGTTTTTCGAAGGCGTGAACTGGGCTCTGATAAGATGCAGCAGTCCACCCGAGGTGCCAAGGCCTGCTGAGGCTGATCTGCCCGTGAAATTTGGGCAAGTCGGGCATGTCGAGCCGGTTGGGATTGGAAGTGGGGGTAAAAGTGTAATGGGACCAGACATGAAATCTGGGGGTAAATATCTGGATTTTGAGTTCTTTTAG
- the LOC140811640 gene encoding LOW QUALITY PROTEIN: nitrate regulatory gene2 protein-like (The sequence of the model RefSeq protein was modified relative to this genomic sequence to represent the inferred CDS: deleted 2 bases in 1 codon): protein MGCTASKLDNEDTVRRCKERCRLMKESVYARHYLAAAHSDYCRSLRMTGSALVEFASGESLSVSHHAPAVFHCTPSDATVKLPTSIPRDPIPPSSPSPSFRPPPPPPTSTASSHHQHKKKQQPSPPPRRKKPVKLPHILSDSSLSSTPPPQHNNFTYNARANSTYSTTPSQASSVWNWDDFYPPPSPPLDSAHFHHLQNVKNQIEHHHSSDEDDDKASSFSSYHFQKPFGVNENQKFDDRASNYSSYSQYSTNSTAKNSVRRGPGPVPVSKKGQWENEEGEETDREEVQCSEWHDHDRYSTTSSSSDDDVEADSESRSDYGTRSKLGSVKEGSAAASSRNNNNMGNANVNLNPKFSSKLDKLSSGDSKSSVSWGNGNGEGINSDRRLVVRHKDLAEIVSAIREYFDKAASAGEQVSEMLEIGRARFDRSFKQLRKTVYHSSGMLSNLSSSWTSKPPLVVKYRYEPNSIEQSGGPKSLCSSLERLLAWEKKLYQEVKAREGVKIEHERKLSTLQSQEYRGEEEAKLDKTKASIKRLQSLISVTSQAVSATSSGIVTLRDTDLVPQLVELCHGFMYMWRSMNQYHEVQNDIVQQVRGLVNRTTKVEATSDLHKQATRDLQSAVSAWHSSFCRLIKFQRDFVYSLHGWFKLTILPVNAEPANNTRELPEVFAFFDEWKLALDRLPDTVASEAIKSFINVVHSILLKQTEELKIKKRTETIAKELEKKASSLRSIENKYYHSYSLVGIGLPDTGSGNGHVLDARDPLAEKKAELATCQMRVEDEMVKHSKAVEVARAMTLNNIQTGLPGVFQAMTSFSALITEALETVCTRSYAIK from the exons ATGGGCTGCACGGCGTCGAAGCTGGACAATGAGGATACTGTGCGGCGGTGCAAGGAGCGGTGCCGTCTCATGAAGGAGTCTGTTTATGCTCGCCACTACCTGGCCGCAGCTCACTCTGATTATTGTCGGTCCCTACGCATGACGGGTTCTGCCCTCGTAGAGTTTGCCTCTGGCGAATCCCTCTCCGTCTCCCACCACGCCCCAGCTGTATTCCACTGTACCCCCTCCGACGCCACCGTTAAGCTTCCCACCTCCATCCCCCGTGATCCTATCCCTCCCTCATCTCCTTCACCTTCGTTCCGCCCTCCTCCCCCACCCCCCACGTCCACCGCCTCTTCCCATCATCAACATAAGAAAAAACAGCAGCCATCGCCTCCGCCGCGTCGGAAAAAGCCCGTTAAACTACCCCACATCCTCTCGGACTCAAGCTTATCATCCACTCCACCACCCCAGCACAATAATTTCACTTACAACGCGAGAGCAAATTCAACTTATTCAACCACCCCCTCACAGGCCTCGTCTGTATGGAATTGGGATGATTTCTACCCTCCCCCTTCTCCGCCG CTGGACTCCGCACATTTCCACCATCTCCAAAACGTGAAGAACCAAATCGAGCACCACCATTCCTCCGACGAAGACGATGATAAAGCTTCAAGCTTTTCAAGTTATCACTTTCAGAAACCTTTTGGCGTGAATGAAAACCAGAAATTCGATGACAGGGCATCAAATTACTCATCCTACTCTCAATATTCAACAAATAGTACTGCGAAGAACTCCGTGAGGCGGGGTCCGGGTCCCGTGCCAGTCTCCAAGAAAGGGCAGTGGGAGAACGAAGAAGGGGAAGAGACCGATAGAGAAGAAGTACAGTGCAGCGAATGGCACGATCACGATCGTTATAGTACTACGAGTAGCTCATCGGATGATGATGTCGAAGCGGATTCGGAATCAAGATCCGATTACGGGACTCGATCAAAGTTGGGGTCGGTGAAAGAAGGATCTGCTGCCGCTAGCAGCAGAAACAATAATAACATGGGGAATGCCAATGTGAATTTAAATCCTAAGTTCTCGAGTAAATTGGATAAGCTTTCGTCTGGTGATAGCAAGTCTTCGGTTAGCTGGGGAAATGGGAATGGTGAAGGGATAAATTCAGATAGGAGGCTTGTGGTGAGGCACAAAGATTTAGCAGAAATTGTGTCGGCTATCAGGGAGTATTTTGATAAGGCTGCATCTGCGGGAGAGCAAGTTTCGGAGATGCTCGAAATTGGGAGGGCTCGGTTTGATCGAAGCTTCAAGCAATTGAGAA AGACAGTGTATCATTCTAGTGGAATGTTGAGTAACTTGAGCTCGAGCTGGACTTCAAAGCCTCCTTTGGTAGTGAAGTACCGATATGAGCCCAATTCAATCGAGCAATCTGGTGGTCCGAAGAGCCTTTGTTCCTCTCTGGAAAGGCTCTTGGCTTGGGAAAAGAAACTGTATCAAGAAGTGAAG GCTAGAGAAGGAGTAAAGATCGAGCACGAGAGGAAGTTGTCAACTCTCCAAAGTCAGGAGTACCGGGGTGAAGAGGAAGCCAAGTTGGACAAGACCAAAGCCTCAATAAAGAGGCTTCAATCTCTGATTTCCGTGACGTCTCAAGCCGTGTCAGCTACCTCATCTGGTATTGTCACTCTACGAGACACTGACCTTGTCCCACAGTTAGTTGAACTCTGTCACGG TTTCATGTACATGTGGAGATCAATGAATCAGTATCATGAAGTCCAGAACGACATAGTGCAGCAAGTTCGTGGCCTAGTTAACCGAACAACCAAAGTTGAAGCAACGTCTGATCTTCACAAGCAGGCGACGCGCGATCTTCAATCTGCTGTATCTGCATGGCATTCGAGTTTCTGCCGCCTCATAAAGTTTCAACGGGACTTTGTTTACTCTCTCCATGGCTGGTTTAAACTTACCATTCTCCCTGTTAACGCTGAACCAGCTAATAACACCCGGGAACTTCCCGAGGTTTTTGCTTTCTTCGACGAATGGAAACTCGCCCTGGACCGATTACCTGACACAGTTGCATCCGAAGCCATCAAGAGCTTCATAAACGTTGTTCATTCGATATTATTGAAGCAGACGGAGGAGCTGAAAATAAAGAAACGTACAGAAACCATAGCAAAGGAGCTCGAAAAAAAGGCTTCATCTCTTAGAAGCATTGAGAATAAATACTACCACTCATACTCTCTGGTTGGAATAGGACTTCCCGATACAGGGTCGGGAAACGGGCACGTTTTGGATGCACGGGACCCGCTGGCTGAGAAAAAAGCCGAGCTCGCAACTTGCCAGATGCGTGTTGAAGACGAGATGGTAAAACATTCAAAGGCTGTGGAGGTGGCAAGAGCAATGACATTGAACAACATTCAAACTGGATTGCCTGGAGTTTTCCAAGCCATGACCAGCTTTTCTGCCTTGATCACCGAAGCTCTGGAGACCGTTTGCACCCGTTCTTACGCCATCAAGTAG